In Corvus moneduloides isolate bCorMon1 chromosome 6, bCorMon1.pri, whole genome shotgun sequence, the sequence GCTGGGTACTGCACCCACACACTGTCATTGActccagagctcagctcccagctggatATGCTGGTTTTACTCTCCCTCCATGGCTCCAGTTTGCATACTAAGTTTGTAATGCACAAAAAGAGACAAACATcagttaaattaatttttacctATGACTTTAGCAGAGATCTGTGCCTGTCTGCCTACACTCAAGAGCAAGCCTTTTAGCACCATGCATGGCCAAACCTCCTTCCACCAGCCCTCCTCTTCCCAGATATTCGGCATCAATTTCAAGACTTAACAAGTAAAATGCAGTAGTACAGCACTTCCAAGGAGGAAAATTTGAATGAGTAACTACTGCAGGGGCAGTCTAAGCTTTCTGATGTGGACTCCACACTGAAGTAAGCTGTATTCAGAGAAAgccattgaaaaaaaaagtaattcccAAAGGTAATGCTTCAAAGAAGCAAAATCAACATCACCAGTGTGCCTAGAGAAATGGAGATCTCTCTCAGGGGTGAATGCAGCTACAGCACCTGAGATATAACCCATGTGTTCACAGCCTATTGGCACTCTGCCTAGCTCCTCTTCCTGAAGTCCTCTTCATCTCTGGTCTCCACAGCCGACAGCGCGATCAGCATTTGGGCTGCGTAGTACGTGGCCATGATGATGAAGCGCGAGTAGGGCACGGGGAAGCAGAACTCGTTGAGCGCGATGGTGAGGTCGGACACCATGAAGAGCATGGCGCCGACGCAGGCCGACAGCTTGGTCCATGTCCACAGGTCGTTGCACAGCTGCACGCCCGCCATCGCCCGCCAGCCCATGAAGCCGATCAGGGCGATGTAGACGGCCACCAGGTAGGTGAACGGGCCCGAGAGGTAGGAGTACAGGAAAGCAtagcaggagctggaaacaaCGGCCATCAGCAAGCCGGCTTTGAGGTCCAAAGGCTTCATGCCAAAGGCTGAAGAGTACAGGATGTGTGTGATGGCGAACATCAGCAGACCTGGAGAGAGGCAGTGACACAGAAAGTGTGACCTTTCAACAGTGACTGGCGGTCAGTAGCAGAAGAAGATATTCCTTGCAGTGTTACCCCGTTAACACTACCAGTGAGAAGCACACTGACCACTCAGGACTATTTTATTACGAAAATCCATACATGGAGATAGCACCAAGCCCCCAACATAAATAAAAGCCCCAGCACAACAGCCAGgtacagctctgctgtgatAAAAGCCTTTCTGCTGAGAGGCCGGGTGAACTAAACTGCTGCAGAAGGAATTGAGCTTGTTTTTCAGGTAGTTCCTCTTCCCGTTTTGGGCGGAAGGTTGGGAGCAAGGCAAACCAAAAATCACCCCCTCTAACTATCCATAGTGTTTTGCTCATAGGTCATGAGTGGAACAGGAAGACTGGAATCAGAGCAGTGTAGGAACAAAACATGACAAAAGACACTAATGCCTCCAAACCCAGACACAAAGCCTGCCCGTATTTAGCCACAAACCCAAAGGCACTCAAGGACTAAATCTGGCTTCTACTCCATCTCTGCCCATAGCTGGGAGAAACCTAAGCTGGAAAGAAGCAGCTGGCATATTTCAGAGACCGCACCAATGTGATCTGCCAACAATTTTATGGCTATTTGCAAGATTCAGATGAACCTTACCAGGAAtcaaacagggaaaataaaatgccGGCTTCCCTTTGAAGTGCAACACCCCTGAGAAATGCCAGATGTGGGTGTTGGAAGGTGCTGCTCATATATTATGCACTTGCCACTAATCCATTTGACAAAAATATGTCCCAATGTGTTGGtacagctgctgcctccaagCTGTCATGACAACTGTAGATAATGGGCCACAAACAGAGCTCAGCTCCTTGGGTCTTCTGGTTCCCAGACCCACACATGGTGCAGCTGCAGGCTCTCCAGCTTTATCCTGGCAGGGTTATTAGAGGAGCTGGAAGTTTTCATGCAGCTCAAAAGCATGAAATGGAGAAAAGGATCTGGGAAGCTGAGTCCTTCAGCAGTACACTTGCTCACTTTTAACACATGATGCACTGGTGTAAAGGGCAGTCACAAAAACCTGCAGCTGGAAGACGTTGTTTCATCCAACTGCTCTTGTGTTGAGGCAGCTCAAGGAAGTGGAAGTGTCTCCCTGCCTTTGGGGAGGACCAGACCAGACACTCACTGAGAGCTCAGCCATGGTGGGATGCAAAGGAAATCCACAGGAGGGAGGGGGCTGGTGGGGATCTGTTTTGCAGGGTGAGGCTGGAGAAAATGGACAGGgtgaaggggaaagaagagaagcaCAAAAGAGGGCAACGAGAAGCTGATGTTTCACAGAGCTATTGCACTTCATGGGCACAGCACTGAAGAAACTGAGAAGGGACTTAGGACAAGAGCTTTTTATATGGTTATAGTGCGGGATAGGTTAgagcccagggaggtggtaaGGATAGGAAAGGTATGTCACCCTAGCACTAAggaatgttttttccttcaatgGCATTATATGGAGCATTCTGCAACAGGGAACTGAAGAATGTGTTATCCTTCATGCAGGCATCTGgcagcaaggaggaggaggaggaggaggagaggacaggaTGCAGCAGGCAAACAAAACCTGCAAAGGCAGGAGGAGTTTCATGATATGTGGTGAGGCTGGTCACAAAAAAGGGAGTCAGCTCCCAGGTTTACTCATTCAACACCCACAAATCAAGACAGGACCTGGGAAATCTGTGATGGCTGCACGGGGAAGGGGGTGCGTTTCTCTTGCATTTCTCAGACTTTAGCTTGGTCCTCTCAACCACATCACGGAGATCAGCCCTTCTCTCTGTCCACTTTTCTTCCCCTGGGTTTCCTCAGGCTGGCAATAAGGCCTTTTTGCTAGTCCCTGCCTTCTTCACCAAATGCATAAATTGTTTCTAAGTGCCTGCTATCAAAGGAGGTGGATATTAACACTGTAAAGTATCTTCTACATGCAGTAAGACACTAGTCAGGAAACAGCATGTTATTAATGgactgaaacagcaaaaatgaaaaaaagtcaaGGGTGCCAGGAGTAGGTTCCCAGGCTCTCGCTTCCCTATAAAGTAATGAACAAACGTCCTTTTATAAACTCATTGTCTCAAAAGCTTTTCAAATGAGCCCAGTTTCCAAGCCTTTTCAGTccaaaaactgcagaaattgaacagaatgtacatttttatctagtatttcctcttctctcctgaaACTTCAAATTCTCACAACTGACAACGTCAAAAATATTGTTGTCAGCAACAGCAACCTGATGAGTTTTAAAtaggagaaaatacattttgcagGCAAGGTGAAGGATGAAGTGGAGCAGTGCACTTTATCTGCTTATatctgaaatacaaattttaacaCTTCCCTACAGAAGGCAGTAGCTCAGTGGGCtgattttttcaaaatgctccaacagagcttctcttctccataggaagaaaaaatgtgtcTAAACCCACAAAGCAAAACTTCTCAGTTGTGAGGTTAGGGTTGAAAATCTGACTCATTTGCAGATTAAAACACATCAAACAGATGCTGAATTGCTGTGACTGGTTAACCTTCCTCTAGCAGTAAACTGGAGATGGAACTTTGAGATATATCAGCTACACAGGAATGGAGAAGTGCAGAACAGTCCATATATGAAAATGGTCATGGGGAGATCTGGGCCTTGAATGTTTTCCAAGCCATAGCTTAAGGAGCAACTCCAGGAGGCAAAACCAGTTGGTCTGAGGCAACTGAGCCAGGTACTCCTGTTGGGAGGAGGCCCATCAGTGGGAATGTCAGCACTCAGCACAAAAGGGATGGCACCTTGAGAAAGCTGGCGCTCCTCAGCAACGTGGCTGAGGTTCAGCCAGATAGGTCCAATCCTCAGTGTCTAATCCAAACCCCAGCAAAATCAGTAAACATTTTTACATAAACTTTTAATGGGATGGGGATAAGCCTTCGGGAAGAATTAAAACCACATTCAGAGCATTTGGCCTTTCATATCTGGCACTGCACACACTTCCTTCTCATAAAGAAAGAGCTTGTGGGAATCCCAGAATAAAACTAAATACTAACCTCatgagagaggggaaaaaataagccTTTGACTTTCAGAGCTGACAACAGCACAAGTCAGAAAAAGTCCCTCGTCTCATCACATTTTCCAGTGGGACAGTCACAGCAGTCAGTTCATGGTGGGTGTTATGTGAGATCCCTGTGCTGGTTAAATTAACTTTAGGAACCCCACCAGTCAGTTCAGTGAAGGACTCAACTGCTGCTGATTTCTTGTGACAGTCCAAGGCCAGGGAGAGCATTGCTGCAGGCAGGTTCAACGTGGCTTTAAATGATTAATCTGAATCATTATGTTCCAGTCTGCAAACTAGCAAAATAAACCAAGCTCGTTTTGCTCTGAGAGATGTGGATCTTTCTGTAGAGAAGACAGACCACTGTGGTAAGGTTTGTCCTTGACTGACCatcatttaaatgttttgcaaaacaGACATGTCTTGTACAACAGGCTGCATAATTCACACTGATGAACATGCAAGTAGGACaagatttcttctgctttggtttCTGTCATCCACTTAATGCCTCCCTCAGGCTATGGGCTTGTCTATCAAAACATAAATGTCCTCTCCACCTGTTCTCCACTGAGGACCTTTGCACAAggtgtcccattcccaatccTTACAGCAAACGGCTGACAGATCTCGTGCAGAGAGATAGGAGGTAAATACTTCCTGTAGCTTCATGGGAGCAGACAAGTGACATGagcatttccttctcttccccagggaTTCTGCCATGCCACCTTCTCAACTCCAGCCAGCCCAGATGCTGTGACACATGCCAGGAAACCAAACCTGACCCAATTACCTCTCTAACCTCAAGAGAAGCTCAAGAGAAAGACTCATCCATTATGTGATTCCTCTAACCATGATGGATTTTAGTCAAGGGGTGAGTGCTTCCCAGCGCCCAGGGCTTAAGCTGTACATGAATAAACAAAACATGTGGCCCAGCAACTCATTACTAAATAAAGAGGGTAACAGCTGGGCTCCATGGCATCCCCTTAGGACTGACACTGTACTCACCATGAATGAAGTAGCCTTGCTCCTGCCAGATGAGAAAGGCGTCTCCTACTGCCGAGAATATGAGTCCCGCTAGGATGCGGCTGGCACTCCGGTGTGACACTAAGAAGTTAATTCCATGAGCCAGAAGGAAAACCCACAGGCAAAAGATGGGCAGACATTTAATGAGGGCACTGAaccaggaggggctggaagtTGGCAGCCAGAGGACAAAATAGACACAAGTGGCTTTAAAGAAGGGGACCAGTTTGGGGCCTTCGCTCTTCacctaaagaaaacaaacattgaaaaaagataaattaatagGATCATCAGAAGCATCACTGGAATAAACTTCATAACAGAACTGTCTCCTTCCTTTTGAAAGTTGCTCTTCCATATACTGTCAGCTGGCAGTGTTCCTACCCCAAGAAATGCTGGTTGAACTTGACCATGATCCTCTGCCTAGACCTTTGTGACTCTCTCTGCTAAAAACACTTCTTGGTTGGCAGGATGGGCTTTAGATGGTGGATTTGGAAGAAGTTTTAGATaccttttctctttatttgttccactgaaaatatttaggcCATCAGTCAAACTGCTCCGGTGCTCCGTGTCACCTATCATGTGTTTAGACTAACCCTTTTTATACAcctttcctggagctgtggaaATACTGCATGCCCAGATATATCCCAGCAGCAAACAAGCCAGCAAAGGCACAAATCTTCTCTCCCATTTTCACAAATCCACCTGCTTAGCCGGCTGCAGATCACCCTGAGGATACAACCTCTCTCCTAACCCATTCTTTCTCCTGCCCTGTAGCCTCATGCCTGGGGCTTGCTGTTGGCATCACGAGCTTCAAAACCCAACACATCAACCTCCCAGGTGAGGATGTAACTTCCTCAGCTGACTAATACCAACATCAACCACATGTGGCTTTGTTCTAGCATTACACTAATAATACAGTACCTATAttgcaggaaatattttgaCTCAGGGCTCTACTGTGTAAATACAGAcacaaaaaagcagcacaagcaCTTGGCTACTCATAACAAAGCCATGAAGCAGGGGCAGGGCACAGAGCTACAGACTCCACAAGCTGGGTCTGCTCTTGACAAACACTCAGCTGAGACTACTTTGCACAGTGATACGTATTGTGTTCACTTGCCCTCCTcacatttctgcatttcagtgcagGTGGGGAAAATGCCACATGAGAAACAAAGCTATGATTTTATTTGCTCCCTGGAGAAGAGCTGAGGGCCAAAACaaggagcaaaggaaaagacTGTAACTGTTTCCATGCCTGCctgagctgtgtcctggcgTCTTACAGGCGGCCTGTTTTCTCTTGCACCTAAGGCAGTGCAACCCCCAGAGCTCCCCTGCAAGCAGGGGTTCACTCTCAGTCCTCTCATTTCTTTGGTCAAGCAAGATTTATTTGCTTCATATCACAATGACTTCCCACTACTCATGGCCAGAGCCCACAGAGGCCTCCTGCCTCCGTGGAGGAGGACACGGGAAAATTTATTGGCATCCAAAGTGATTTCACACTGTGAAGTCCAAACTggtcttttggttttttcccaaataacTTGAtcctttttttgcttcctgCATCATGGGACATTGCCATGACCAGAGTCCATCTTCCTTTGATGCAGGGTGCCTTGATGCAGATACCTAGAACAGGTGGAGACTGCACAGGAAACATTCCATGCTTACAGTGCTCAGGTCATAATCTCATAAAAATTCCAGAGCTTTTACGGGCACAAGCACACAGAGTCAGGTGGAGTGGGAAGACAGAGACAGAGGCAATGGAGGGCATCTTCACATGCAGTATTTACAAAGGGAATGCAATCTCTGAAGCAGTGAGGCTATAAATAAAGGGCATCCCAAGAAGACAGTGCCTTCAAAATTTTTCTCACATCTGATGGAAATTTCCCCAGCATATCAGCAGTTTCTTGGCAGTAAGGTATTTCATCATACATTATTCATAGGCTATTGCCAACACAATTTTTAAACACTCCATTAAACAACCAGGCTACACAATTCCCTAACAAAAGGACATCAGCAAGCTGTTAACTTTCTTGTATTACATGGGGAGCTGTCATGAGTCCTCTACTTAGGCTGTCTAAATTAATCACCATTTACTACTCCTTGTCTGCGTTCCTTGGGAAAATTCTGGCAGCAAATAAGAAATGAACTTGAAATAAAAGTCATAGAAGCACATCTAGTCTCACAGTACTGGGGTTGCCTGCGAACTATCAAGTATTGTAGGGGAGAGAGTGCGTAGAAGCATACAGGAGGGTATTTGGGTTAATAAACATGGGAAGCTTTATTTTAATACTTATATTAACAGAAAAACATCTGCTAGGAGCAGTTACCATTACCATCACAGCTTGCCCTCCCCTGTGTGCACACATGATGAGGCTTggttttaatggttttaattaCACTTGTCATTTCCCCAGGAACCTTGCCTTACTGAAGCTAAGGTACACACTTATGCAGAATTATTATATTTGCTTGGTAAGcttaaaattaccttttctcACTATCTGAATGTGAATTTTGCAAGCCCAGAAGCTTTATTTTAGAATAATGGTTTGTATTATTTCCATCCTAATGATAATTGAGGAA encodes:
- the TMEM86A gene encoding lysoplasmalogenase-like protein TMEM86A isoform X2; its protein translation is MLTPASPGSCCSSGAPARAVLRRVLLLSCVFLKTSTVKSEGPKLVPFFKATCVYFVLWLPTSSPSWFSALIKCLPIFCLWVFLLAHGINFLVSHRSASRILAGLIFSAVGDAFLIWQEQGYFIHGLLMFAITHILYSSAFGMKPLDLKAGLLMAVVSSSCYAFLYSYLSGPFTYLVAVYIALIGFMGWRAMAGVQLCNDLWTWTKLSACVGAMLFMVSDLTIALNEFCFPVPYSRFIIMATYYAAQMLIALSAVETRDEEDFRKRS
- the TMEM86A gene encoding lysoplasmalogenase-like protein TMEM86A isoform X1; translated protein: MVSPVTVVKSEGPKLVPFFKATCVYFVLWLPTSSPSWFSALIKCLPIFCLWVFLLAHGINFLVSHRSASRILAGLIFSAVGDAFLIWQEQGYFIHGLLMFAITHILYSSAFGMKPLDLKAGLLMAVVSSSCYAFLYSYLSGPFTYLVAVYIALIGFMGWRAMAGVQLCNDLWTWTKLSACVGAMLFMVSDLTIALNEFCFPVPYSRFIIMATYYAAQMLIALSAVETRDEEDFRKRS